In the Malus domestica chromosome 16, GDT2T_hap1 genome, one interval contains:
- the LOC103405338 gene encoding S-protein homolog 21 — MKILTSILLIFSLAFFVICMSILEPQNFYGTEYNIRVVNGFTNNSSLPLVIWCASQNSDLGGRALQEHDDFSWSLRTSLWGTTDLFKCTMKWDRIRRSFEAFKASRDIQRCGPFRKCSWLVREDGFYFSNDEVNWKKDFSWL; from the coding sequence ATGAAGATCCTTACCAGCATTTTGCTTATTTTTTCTCTTGCATTCTTCGTAATCTGCATGTCAATACTAGAACCCCAGAACTTCTACGGCACCGAATACAACATTCGAGTCGTCAACGGCTTCACAAACAACTCGTCCTTGCCGTTGGTGATTTGGTGTGCATCACAGAACAGTGATCTTGGTGGACGTGCGCTTCAGGAGCATGACGATTTTAGCTGGAGCCTGAGGACCAGTCTTTGGGGCACTACTGACCTTTTCAAATGTACCATGAAATGGGACCGAATAAGGAGGAGTTTTGAGGCGTTTAAGGCTTCGAGGGATATTCAGAGGTGCGGTCCTTTTAGGAAGTGTTCTTGGTTGGTCAGAGAAGATGGGTTTTATTTCAGCAATGATGAAGTAAATTGGAAAAAAGATTTTTCATGGTTGTAA